A single Anatilimnocola floriformis DNA region contains:
- a CDS encoding alpha/beta hydrolase family protein, which produces MLRCALLVGLSLLTIEVVAAEPAVLEGTKPLELQGDIAATMVAGIDQFLLKELAAAPAKRAGEWQRDFSSSAAYVKSIEPQRKRLAHILGVRDARVEFESPELIATTLHSALIGKGKDFEIFAVRWPVVRDVQAEGLLLLPKGDNRIVADVVAIPSAEQTPEQLVGLAEGIAAESQYPRFLAQSGCRVLIPTTISRRMQKRSFGGGDRGPNLTDREFVYRPAFEMGRHILGYEVQQVLAGVDWFAREAGGGNPRIGVIGYGDGGQIALYAAALDQRIDAACVSGYFGPRENLWQEPLDRNVQGLVVTFGDAEVASLILPRSLVVDGAAGPSIKLPSEGGGPADYQYPSSAAIDDEWNRLEEIAAKVPLEPKGFAARKLGFNSETAKPFCDEKIRMGFLVKLIGNDAGLNTAEVKPERTAQLPDAAARQARLVKQLIDDTQTLLQSSPQVRSEFMKPLYASKNIDEYKVNVETVREQFATEAIGRFDHKLLRADPRSRKTYDQEKWTGYEVLLDVFPDVFAYGVLLVPKDLKPGEKRPVVVCQHGLEGRPTDTFQGDHYAYHDFAAKLCEQGFIIFAPQNIYIGKDKFRTLQRKLNPLGKTLFSVMVPQHQQICNWLKTLPMVDKDRIAFYGLSYGGKSAMRIPPLVPDYCLSICSADFNEWVAKNASTKLPFSYIWTGEYEIFEFDLGSTFNYSEMAALICPRPFMVERGHTDGVSTDEWVAHEYAKVFYNYSHRLKIGDRCEMEIFDGPHTINGKGTFAFLHKHLNWPAK; this is translated from the coding sequence ATGTTGCGTTGCGCTCTGTTGGTCGGTTTGAGTTTGCTGACAATCGAAGTTGTTGCTGCCGAACCCGCTGTCCTCGAGGGAACCAAGCCACTTGAACTGCAAGGCGACATCGCGGCCACGATGGTCGCAGGGATCGATCAGTTTCTGCTGAAGGAACTCGCTGCAGCGCCGGCAAAGAGGGCAGGGGAGTGGCAGCGCGATTTCAGCAGTTCAGCCGCCTATGTGAAATCGATCGAGCCGCAGCGAAAGAGGCTCGCACACATTCTGGGAGTACGCGATGCTCGTGTGGAATTTGAATCGCCCGAGTTAATCGCCACCACTTTGCACAGCGCACTGATTGGCAAGGGAAAGGACTTTGAAATCTTCGCCGTACGCTGGCCGGTCGTTCGTGATGTCCAAGCCGAAGGGCTGTTGCTGCTGCCGAAAGGGGACAACCGGATTGTCGCCGATGTCGTGGCGATTCCCTCGGCTGAGCAAACGCCGGAGCAACTGGTTGGCCTAGCGGAAGGGATCGCCGCCGAGTCGCAATATCCGCGGTTTCTTGCGCAGAGTGGCTGTCGCGTGCTGATTCCCACTACGATCAGCCGGCGGATGCAAAAGCGTTCCTTCGGTGGCGGCGATCGCGGCCCAAATCTCACCGATCGCGAGTTCGTGTATCGGCCTGCCTTCGAAATGGGGCGGCACATTCTCGGCTACGAAGTGCAGCAAGTTCTCGCCGGCGTCGATTGGTTCGCGCGCGAAGCCGGCGGCGGCAATCCGCGGATCGGCGTGATCGGTTACGGCGACGGCGGACAGATCGCGCTCTACGCAGCCGCCCTCGATCAACGCATCGACGCCGCCTGCGTCAGCGGCTACTTCGGCCCGCGTGAGAATCTTTGGCAGGAACCACTCGATCGCAATGTGCAGGGCTTGGTCGTCACTTTCGGCGATGCGGAAGTGGCGAGTCTGATCCTGCCGCGGTCGCTGGTGGTCGATGGCGCTGCTGGGCCCAGCATCAAGTTGCCCAGCGAAGGGGGCGGGCCTGCCGACTACCAATATCCGTCGTCAGCAGCGATCGATGACGAATGGAATCGCTTGGAAGAGATCGCCGCCAAAGTGCCGCTCGAGCCGAAGGGCTTTGCCGCACGAAAACTGGGCTTTAACAGCGAAACGGCCAAACCTTTCTGTGACGAAAAGATCCGAATGGGATTTCTCGTGAAACTCATCGGCAACGACGCGGGGTTGAACACGGCGGAAGTCAAGCCGGAGCGAACGGCGCAGTTGCCCGATGCTGCCGCACGTCAGGCGCGGTTGGTGAAGCAACTGATCGACGACACGCAAACGTTGCTGCAGAGTTCGCCGCAAGTTCGCAGTGAGTTCATGAAGCCGCTATATGCCTCAAAGAATATCGACGAGTACAAAGTCAACGTCGAAACAGTTCGCGAGCAATTCGCCACCGAGGCCATCGGCCGGTTCGATCACAAACTGCTTCGCGCCGATCCGCGTTCACGAAAAACCTACGACCAAGAGAAATGGACCGGCTACGAAGTGCTGCTCGACGTTTTTCCCGACGTCTTCGCCTACGGCGTGCTGCTCGTGCCGAAGGATCTAAAGCCGGGCGAGAAACGGCCCGTGGTCGTTTGTCAGCATGGCCTCGAAGGTCGACCGACCGATACGTTTCAAGGCGATCACTACGCCTATCACGACTTCGCGGCGAAGTTGTGCGAGCAAGGTTTCATCATCTTCGCGCCGCAGAACATCTACATCGGCAAGGACAAGTTCCGCACGCTACAACGAAAACTCAATCCCCTCGGCAAGACGCTGTTCTCGGTGATGGTGCCGCAGCATCAACAGATTTGTAACTGGCTAAAGACGCTGCCGATGGTCGACAAGGATCGCATCGCTTTTTATGGCCTGTCGTACGGCGGCAAGAGTGCGATGCGCATCCCACCTCTGGTGCCCGATTACTGCCTGTCGATCTGCTCGGCGGATTTCAACGAATGGGTGGCGAAGAACGCCTCGACGAAGCTGCCGTTCAGCTACATCTGGACCGGAGAGTACGAAATTTTCGAGTTCGACCTCGGCAGCACGTTCAACTACAGCGAGATGGCCGCGCTGATCTGCCCGCGCCCCTTCATGGTCGAACGCGGTCACACCGACGGCGTGTCAACCGACGAATGGGTCGCCCACGAATACGCCAAGGTCTTTTACAACTACAGCCATCGCCTGAAAATCGGCGACCGCTGCGAAATGGAAATCTTCGACGGCCCGCACACGATCAACGGCAAAGGGACATTTGCTTTCCTGCACAAGCATTTGAACTGGCCGGCGAAGTAA
- a CDS encoding ribonuclease domain-containing protein translates to MKSSNSRPPFNQPPTVMPRLIRLVIGLVIMLVGMYLAWQKAQNQPPQQPDDSVPVVIAPEVKLPPDEWQNEPSTSPVKEKTAPEERPPSVRAETERAVKSQIKNAKIRNQDGRVVFEGTIDLRDTLARIERGQRGSHANDGTVFQNREKRLPQKPSGYYHEWVHPTPNQRGPGPQRVVTGENGEIYYTPDHYKTFERLDQKQK, encoded by the coding sequence ATGAAATCCAGCAACTCGCGTCCCCCGTTCAACCAACCGCCAACGGTCATGCCGCGGTTGATTCGCCTGGTAATCGGCTTGGTGATCATGTTGGTGGGGATGTACCTCGCCTGGCAGAAGGCGCAGAACCAGCCGCCGCAGCAACCCGACGATTCGGTGCCGGTGGTGATTGCGCCGGAAGTGAAGTTGCCGCCAGACGAGTGGCAGAATGAGCCGTCAACTTCGCCCGTGAAAGAGAAGACCGCGCCGGAGGAACGCCCGCCGAGCGTGCGCGCGGAGACAGAGCGGGCTGTTAAATCGCAGATAAAAAACGCCAAGATTCGGAATCAGGACGGCCGTGTTGTTTTCGAAGGCACCATCGACCTGCGCGACACGCTCGCGCGCATCGAGCGGGGCCAGCGCGGCAGCCATGCCAACGACGGCACGGTTTTTCAAAACCGCGAGAAGCGACTGCCGCAGAAGCCGAGCGGCTACTATCACGAATGGGTTCACCCCACGCCCAATCAGCGCGGCCCCGGTCCGCAGCGAGTCGTGACCGGCGAGAACGGCGAGATCTATTACACGCCCGATCACTACAAGACGTTTGAACGGCTGGACCAAAAGCAGAAGTGA
- a CDS encoding barstar family protein, producing MNGWTKSRSEKAEGKMKTEDGFVGVADPHVAAVEARGSGKLVVWIPRSVRSKEKLLAVLSQGLRFPRYFGGNWDALEECLRDLSWLPEKASIAIVHEQLPFGDGENRRTYFEILQAAGQRKDGRMLQVIVPE from the coding sequence TTGAACGGCTGGACCAAAAGCAGAAGTGAGAAGGCTGAAGGCAAAATGAAGACGGAAGATGGATTTGTGGGCGTTGCTGATCCACATGTTGCAGCGGTTGAAGCGCGCGGTAGTGGCAAGCTGGTGGTGTGGATTCCTCGCAGCGTACGCAGCAAGGAAAAGTTGTTGGCCGTGTTATCGCAGGGCTTGCGTTTTCCCAGGTACTTCGGTGGGAACTGGGATGCGCTGGAAGAGTGTTTGCGAGATCTCTCGTGGCTGCCGGAGAAAGCGTCGATTGCGATTGTGCATGAACAACTGCCGTTTGGCGATGGCGAGAACCGGCGGACTTACTTCGAGATTCTGCAGGCGGCCGGTCAGCGTAAAGACGGGAGGATGCTGCAAGTGATCGTTCCTGAGTAA